The DNA segment AGGGTAGACGCCTACAAGAATGAAGACACAACGAAGTCGGTTGCGGGCATCCGGCAAGTTCCTCTCTCATCGGCCATGCTGGCTGAGCTTCTGGCATGGAAGGAAGCCGCAAAGAAGAAGGAAGCCGATGATCTTGTCTTTCCAAACACCAAGGGCGGATTCCTCGATCACAAGAACATCCTGAAGCGCGAGTTTCGCCCCCTGATGAAGGCCGCTGCAGCCAAAGCAAAAGAGGAAGGCCGGAAGTTCAAGCCATTCAACTGGCACGCCCTAAGGCACTTTGCCATCTCGCTTTGGATTGAGGCTGGCCTTCAGCCAAAGACGGTTCAGACCTTCGCCGGCCACTCCTCTCTGGCCGTTACCATGTCTCGATATGGGCACCTCTTCCCGAGTGATACCCACCGCAATGTCATGGATCAGATTTCGCCCTCCATTTTCGGCGATGGCGCACAAATGGCGCATGATGCCGAAGAAGCACTGTGAAATAAGGCTTTATACCCTGATTTGTAATCAGGGGGTCGCGGGTTCGAACCCTGCCGGGGGCACCATCATGATCCAGAGATCACTATGCTTTCCCCAATCTTCTGAAATTTGCGACCTATTTTGCGGCTCGAGACTTTCTGGAAAATGCCTCACAGGCTACCAGCTCCTTTGCCGAAGCGCGTCCACGATCACAGAAAATGCCGGCAAATTCTGGCGCCTGCTGGGATAGTAGAGGTAATATCCGGCAAATTTCGGTGACCAGTCGTCGAGCACGAGCTGCAGCCGCCCTTCTGCCAGATGCTGCTCGACGAAGCTTTCCGGTACGTAGGCTATGCCATAGCCTCGAAGAGCGGCATCGACCATCTCGGCATCCGTGTTGAAAGTAAGCTGCCCTTCGACCCTGACGCGAACCTCCTCGCCATCCTTCTCGAACTCCCAGGCATAGAGCGCTCCGATCCTGTCAATGCGCCTGTTGATGCAATTATGGCGCATGAGTTCCTGCGGCGTCCTTGGCACGGCTCGCGTCATGAAATAACCGGGAGACCCAACAGCCACCAATCTCCAATCCGGTCCGATCCGCACCGCCACCATGTCTTTCTCAAGACTTTCGCCGAGTCTCACACCAGCGTCGAAGCCATCCTCAACGATGTTGCGGAAGCTGCTATCGACGCTGAGTTCCAGCTTGATGTCCGGATAGTCCGCGAGCATGGGGGATAGTTTGGGCCAAACGACGCTTTCCATGGCGTGATGGGACAATGTGATTCTGACGGTACCGGCCGGCTTGTCCCGATAGGCCATCAACGCCTCTATGTCGGCTTCTATTTCAGAAATGCGCGGCGCCAGGGATTGCCGGAGACGTTCGCCGGCCTCCGTCGTTCCCACACTTCGCGTCGTGCGGGTCAGAAGCCGAAGCCCCATTCGTGCTTCGAGTTGCTTGACGGCATAGCTGAGGGTGGATTGGGCAATTCCCAACTTTGCCGCGGCTTTGGTGAAGCTGCGTTCTTCGGCAACCGCGAGGAATAAGAGTAATTCGTTGAAGTTTTCCCGCGCCACAACAGGTCCTCCGCCTGATCCGATCGATATCTATTACAAGCGAATTTCGATAAGTCCATGCAAATTGGCGCGGCTAATGCAGGCTATCGATCGGTGCTATCTGTTTCTCCCATCAAGTTTGAACAAGGGCACTTCGCCCCGATGGCCAAAGAACCGGAGAAATCCATGCTCGGAACAGTCCTTCACGCCCCCGGCGACATCCGCTGCGAGGAAGTCGCAGAACCCAAAATCCTGAGGCCCACCGACGCCATCATCAAGCTTTCGGCGTCCTGCGTCTGCGGCTCCGATCTCTGGCCGTATCGCGGAATTCAGGCCGTGACCGCGCCGCAGCATATGGGCCATGAATACTGCGGCGTCGTGGTCGAGGTTGGAAGCGACGTGAAGACTATCCGGCCCGGCCAGTTCGTCGTCGGCTCGTTCTGCCTCTCGGACAATACCTGCCCGCATTGCCGGTACGGTTTCCAGTCCTCCTGCGAACACCGCGAATTCATGTCCGGCGCGCAGGCGCCATACGCGCGTATCGCACTGGCTGACGGTACGTTGGTTGCGACCGACACCATGCCGTCCGAAGACCTGATCCCGAGCCTGCTCGCCGCATCCGACGTGCTCGGCACGGGCTGGTATGCCGCTGATGCCGCGCGCGTGACGCCGGGCTGCACGGCGGTTGTGGTGGGCGACGGCGCCGTCGGCCTCATGGGCGTGCTGTCGGCAAAACAGCTTGGCGCCGGGCACATCATTGCCATGAGCCGCCATAAGCAGCGCCAGGAACTCGCCCTCGAATATGGCGCCACCGACATCATCACAGAGCGGGGCGACGCGGGCGTTGCAAGAGTGAAGGAATTGACCGGAGGCGTTGGCGCCGATTCCGTCCTTGAGTGCGTCGGCACCCAGGAATCGATGCTGCAGGCGATCAACTGCGCCCGTCCAGGCGGCTCGATCGGCTATGTCGGCGTGCCGCATGGCGTTGAGCTGGACGGGCAGATGCTGTTCTTCCAACAGAAGAACCTGCTGGGCGGTCCGGCACCGGTGCGTCGCTTCCTGCCGCATCTCATCGATCTCATCATGACCCGGCAGATCAATCCCGGCAAAGTCTTCGATCTCGAAGTGCC comes from the Rhizobium sp. NXC24 genome and includes:
- a CDS encoding LysR family transcriptional regulator codes for the protein MARENFNELLLFLAVAEERSFTKAAAKLGIAQSTLSYAVKQLEARMGLRLLTRTTRSVGTTEAGERLRQSLAPRISEIEADIEALMAYRDKPAGTVRITLSHHAMESVVWPKLSPMLADYPDIKLELSVDSSFRNIVEDGFDAGVRLGESLEKDMVAVRIGPDWRLVAVGSPGYFMTRAVPRTPQELMRHNCINRRIDRIGALYAWEFEKDGEEVRVRVEGQLTFNTDAEMVDAALRGYGIAYVPESFVEQHLAEGRLQLVLDDWSPKFAGYYLYYPSRRQNLPAFSVIVDALRQRSW
- a CDS encoding zinc-dependent alcohol dehydrogenase family protein, whose protein sequence is MLGTVLHAPGDIRCEEVAEPKILRPTDAIIKLSASCVCGSDLWPYRGIQAVTAPQHMGHEYCGVVVEVGSDVKTIRPGQFVVGSFCLSDNTCPHCRYGFQSSCEHREFMSGAQAPYARIALADGTLVATDTMPSEDLIPSLLAASDVLGTGWYAADAARVTPGCTAVVVGDGAVGLMGVLSAKQLGAGHIIAMSRHKQRQELALEYGATDIITERGDAGVARVKELTGGVGADSVLECVGTQESMLQAINCARPGGSIGYVGVPHGVELDGQMLFFQQKNLLGGPAPVRRFLPHLIDLIMTRQINPGKVFDLEVPLTDVAQGYKAMDERSAIKTLLRM